The region TATCCGGCCGACAAGGCCACCGGGTTCAAGCCTGGCGACATGCGCGGGGCCATTCTCGTGTCATGGCCGGTCGGTCAGGCACGGGGGAACTAGCATGACCCGGACGGCTGGCCGCCTGACTGTTGCCCTGCTGCTGGCGGTCTTCATTCTGCTGGCCCTGCTGCTGCGGACGCAAGGCAGTGCCAGTGCTTCCGCCCCGGCGCAGCTCGCGCCGCCCGACCAGCGCGAGGCCGTTTCGCTCAATCCGGCCCAGGCCGATCACGTCCTGACCGAGATGCGCGGCCTCCTGGCTTCGATCCGCGACATTCACTCCGCGATGGCGGTCGACGACTGGGGGGCGGTCAGCGCCGCAGCGCAGGCGCAAGGGACCGGACGCGGGAAACGACCGCCCGAGGGCTTGCGTGAGCGGCAGCCGCCCGGCTTTCGCCAGATGAGCAGCAGCATGCGCCAGCAATTCGATGCATTGAACCTTGCCGCAGCCAAAGGGGATCGCAGCGCTGCGAATGCTGCGCTTGGTCAGGCGCTCAATACCTGCGTTGCCTGCCACGACAGTTACCGGATCGAGATTGCCGATTGATCCCGCTTCTGCCGGCACCCCCATGCTGGCGGACAGGGGCCGCACCGGAAGCCCCCTTCCGTGTGTGGCCCCAACAGTTCGGGTGAGGACGGCCCGTCGCTCGGTGTTACGGATGGTCAGCCCAAATCGGGTGACAACCATTTGCGCATCACGATAGTATAAACGGTGGGTGCCACGACAGGAGCAGGCTGAATGAAGGGTTTCGTCGACAACATCGAAAAGCTGACGGAAGAAAACGACGATTTCCGCCGCGTGCTTTATACCGGACACAACCTCCAGCTCGTTCTTATGGCGATCCAGCCTGGCGAGGAAATCGGAGAGGAAGTCCACGACGACCGGGACCAGTTCTTCCGCATCGAGGGGGGTGAAGGCGAGATCTGGATTGATGGCGTCTGCAACAAGGTCAAGGCAGACGACGGAATCATTGTGCCCCAGGGCGCGCGCCATAATGTGATCAGCACCGGCAAGGAGCCGCTGCGACTCTATACCATCTATGGCCCGCCGGAACATCTGGACGGGACTATCCACAAGACCTGCGCCGATGCGGCCGTGGACCATGAGCATTTTGATGGCCGGACGACAGAGTGATCAGGCGGCGATCAGGACCAGCAGGATCGCGGGCAGGTTCCGTCGGTTTATCGCCTTTCGATTCCCCGCATGAATGTTGTCACGTAATTATTCACGGGATTTCGTTCGGCCAGCACACATCATAGCTGTTAGCTCCCGCGTTCCAGAACAGGGCAATGTCGATGCCCGCCTCGGTCGCCATCCGCA is a window of Novosphingobium sp. THN1 DNA encoding:
- a CDS encoding cytochrome c, translated to MTRTAGRLTVALLLAVFILLALLLRTQGSASASAPAQLAPPDQREAVSLNPAQADHVLTEMRGLLASIRDIHSAMAVDDWGAVSAAAQAQGTGRGKRPPEGLRERQPPGFRQMSSSMRQQFDALNLAAAKGDRSAANAALGQALNTCVACHDSYRIEIAD
- a CDS encoding cupin domain-containing protein, whose protein sequence is MKGFVDNIEKLTEENDDFRRVLYTGHNLQLVLMAIQPGEEIGEEVHDDRDQFFRIEGGEGEIWIDGVCNKVKADDGIIVPQGARHNVISTGKEPLRLYTIYGPPEHLDGTIHKTCADAAVDHEHFDGRTTE